Proteins encoded within one genomic window of Jiangella mangrovi:
- a CDS encoding VOC family protein — MRLDHVSYAAGPDGLDATAERLAGELGVELVDGGLHPRFGTRNRVLPLAGGHYLEVVAALDHPAVDKVPFGQAVKTRSEAGGGWLGWVVAVDDLTPVEERLGRPAVDGHRVRPDGFDLVWRQIGVMGLMNDPQLPFFVHWESDPAEHPSKGGHDVELVSLEIAGDPHFVTAWLGEPEDHPLDDVDVRWLPTNGGPGVRSVRFRTAHGEVTL; from the coding sequence ATGCGCCTCGATCACGTCTCGTACGCCGCAGGACCGGACGGACTCGATGCCACGGCGGAACGGCTCGCGGGCGAGCTCGGTGTCGAGCTCGTCGACGGCGGGCTGCACCCGCGGTTCGGCACCCGCAACCGGGTGCTCCCGCTCGCCGGCGGCCACTACCTCGAGGTGGTGGCGGCCCTGGACCACCCCGCCGTCGACAAGGTGCCGTTCGGGCAGGCGGTGAAGACCCGCTCCGAGGCCGGCGGCGGCTGGCTCGGCTGGGTGGTCGCCGTCGACGACCTCACCCCGGTCGAGGAGCGGCTCGGCCGCCCCGCCGTCGACGGCCACCGCGTGCGGCCCGACGGGTTCGACCTCGTGTGGCGGCAGATCGGCGTCATGGGCCTGATGAACGATCCGCAGCTGCCGTTCTTCGTCCACTGGGAGTCCGACCCCGCCGAGCACCCGTCGAAGGGCGGCCACGACGTCGAGCTGGTCAGCCTCGAGATCGCCGGCGACCCGCACTTCGTGACGGCCTGGCTCGGCGAGCCCGAGGACCACCCGCTCGACGACGTCGACGTGCGCTGGCTGCCCACGAACGGCGGGCCGGGCGTGCGCTCCGTCCGGTTCCGAACGGCCCACGGCGAGGTCACTCTCTGA
- a CDS encoding ABC transporter ATP-binding protein gives MITAQGLYKRYGAKVAVDHLSFEVRPGMVTGFLGPNGAGKSTTMRLMLDLDNGGGETLFDGRRFGTIRHPMREIGAVLESKAFHPTRTARNHLRMLAAGSGIPFSRVDEVLEFVGLTEVKNKKPKNYSLGMAQRLGLAQALLGDPKTLILDEPANGLDPSGIHWLRTVLKSLADQGRTIFVSSHLLSEMALMADQLVVIGRGTMIYNGDVDGFVRNFTQATVVVRSPNAAQLATLLRQVDGVTVEELTDQHRHSGAAAPDGQAVVAAQAPAASPGLSVSGIETAAVGELAFQNGIMLHELSTQTASLETAFMTATGESVEYRAHDLDETPPAGPQDGPPAAPPVPPSQPGGPTPGGAA, from the coding sequence TCGCCGTCGACCATCTGTCGTTCGAGGTGCGGCCGGGTATGGTGACCGGCTTCCTCGGACCGAACGGCGCCGGCAAGTCCACGACCATGCGGCTGATGCTCGACCTCGACAACGGGGGCGGCGAGACGCTGTTCGACGGCCGGCGCTTCGGGACCATCCGCCATCCCATGCGCGAGATCGGCGCGGTGCTGGAGTCCAAGGCCTTCCACCCCACCCGCACCGCCCGCAACCACCTGCGCATGCTGGCCGCGGGCAGCGGCATCCCGTTCTCGCGGGTCGACGAGGTGCTCGAGTTCGTCGGCCTGACCGAGGTCAAGAACAAGAAGCCGAAGAACTACTCCCTCGGCATGGCGCAGCGCCTCGGCCTGGCCCAGGCGCTGCTCGGCGACCCGAAGACGCTGATCCTCGACGAGCCCGCCAACGGCCTGGACCCCAGCGGCATCCACTGGCTGCGCACCGTGCTCAAGTCGCTGGCCGACCAGGGCCGGACGATCTTCGTCTCCAGCCATCTGCTGTCCGAGATGGCGCTCATGGCCGACCAGCTCGTCGTCATCGGCCGCGGCACCATGATCTACAACGGCGACGTCGACGGCTTCGTCCGCAACTTCACCCAGGCCACCGTCGTGGTGCGCTCGCCGAACGCGGCGCAGCTGGCCACGCTGCTGCGCCAGGTCGACGGCGTCACCGTCGAGGAGCTGACGGACCAGCATCGGCACTCCGGGGCAGCGGCGCCCGACGGACAGGCCGTCGTCGCGGCTCAGGCCCCGGCGGCGTCGCCCGGCCTGAGCGTGTCCGGCATCGAGACCGCCGCCGTCGGCGAGCTCGCCTTCCAGAACGGCATCATGCTGCACGAGCTCTCGACCCAGACCGCCTCGCTCGAGACGGCGTTCATGACGGCCACCGGCGAGTCGGTGGAGTACCGGGCGCACGATCTCGACGAGACACCGCCCGCCGGCCCGCAGGACGGTCCGCCCGCGGCACCGCCGGTTCCGCCGTCGCAACCCGGTGGCCCCACTCCGGGAGGTGCGGCATGA
- the thiS gene encoding sulfur carrier protein ThiS has product MTTVVTVNGDIVAFDSDATLGDVVLRTMTKRDGTFSDRGIAVAVNQIVVPRTDWPATILQPDDKIEIITAVQGG; this is encoded by the coding sequence ATGACCACGGTGGTGACGGTCAACGGCGACATCGTCGCCTTCGACTCCGACGCGACGCTGGGCGACGTCGTGCTGCGCACCATGACCAAGCGCGACGGCACGTTCAGCGACCGCGGCATCGCCGTCGCCGTCAACCAGATCGTCGTGCCCCGCACCGACTGGCCGGCCACGATCCTGCAGCCCGACGACAAGATCGAGATCATCACCGCCGTCCAAGGAGGCTGA
- a CDS encoding SIMPL domain-containing protein (The SIMPL domain is named for its presence in mouse protein SIMPL (signalling molecule that associates with mouse pelle-like kinase). Bacterial member BP26, from Brucella, was shown to assemble into a channel-like structure, while YggE from E. coli has been associated with resistance to oxidative stress.), with protein sequence MVTITVAGTAQRLLPAERGTVHLRATAEARRSADVVSVVAELHARLSADAERHVAAGAATRWSADQLYVSTVQRYLRDSDVSETFQVAAAGVAVRFTDFTALSAWVTETGTVDGVVVDGVEWELTDERRREAEREVRAEAVRDARERAAAYAAELGFATVEVVALFEPGLRPHTQPVYDGGSPRFARMAADAGGAVVSMRPEQIEITATVTADFSGS encoded by the coding sequence ATGGTCACCATCACGGTCGCCGGGACCGCCCAGCGTCTCCTGCCCGCCGAGCGGGGCACCGTCCACCTGCGCGCCACGGCCGAGGCGCGTCGGTCGGCCGACGTCGTCTCCGTCGTCGCCGAGCTGCACGCCCGGCTCTCCGCCGACGCCGAGCGGCACGTGGCGGCCGGCGCGGCCACGCGGTGGTCGGCCGACCAGCTCTACGTCTCCACCGTCCAGCGCTACCTGCGCGACTCCGACGTCAGCGAGACGTTCCAGGTCGCGGCCGCTGGGGTGGCCGTGCGGTTCACCGACTTCACGGCGCTGTCCGCGTGGGTCACCGAGACCGGCACCGTCGACGGTGTGGTCGTCGACGGCGTCGAGTGGGAGTTGACGGACGAGCGGCGCCGCGAGGCCGAGCGCGAGGTGCGGGCCGAGGCGGTGCGCGACGCCCGCGAACGGGCCGCCGCCTACGCCGCCGAGCTGGGCTTCGCCACCGTCGAGGTCGTCGCGCTGTTCGAGCCCGGGCTGCGGCCGCACACCCAGCCCGTGTACGACGGCGGCTCGCCCCGGTTCGCCCGCATGGCCGCCGACGCCGGCGGCGCCGTGGTCTCGATGCGCCCGGAGCAGATCGAGATCACGGCCACCGTCACCGCCGACTTCAGCGGCTCCTGA
- a CDS encoding HAD-IA family hydrolase yields the protein MGLIDVLLLDLDGVVRHYDPAATDAIEKRSGLSPGKLHETAFEPRLLQRVVTGGLTRAQWVDHVAAAVGPVAATAWATQRPSVDREVLATIRRLRVAGVKVCLLTNGTDRIGAELAELRIADDFDEVFNSAEIGVAKPDLRIFMHVLRVLGVPRSSVLFLDDSQANVRGASAVGMRAHLFTSASDLTDACKTYHLA from the coding sequence ATGGGTCTGATCGACGTCCTGCTGCTCGACCTCGACGGCGTGGTGCGCCATTACGACCCCGCGGCGACCGACGCCATCGAGAAGCGGTCCGGACTGTCGCCGGGGAAGCTGCACGAGACGGCGTTCGAGCCGCGGCTGCTGCAGCGGGTCGTCACCGGCGGCCTCACCCGGGCCCAGTGGGTCGACCACGTGGCCGCGGCCGTTGGGCCGGTGGCCGCCACCGCCTGGGCGACGCAGCGTCCCTCCGTCGACCGCGAGGTGCTGGCGACGATCCGCCGGCTGCGCGTCGCCGGCGTCAAGGTCTGCCTGCTCACCAACGGCACGGACCGCATCGGCGCCGAGCTGGCCGAGCTGCGCATCGCCGACGACTTCGACGAGGTCTTCAACTCCGCCGAGATCGGCGTCGCCAAGCCGGACCTGCGGATCTTCATGCACGTGCTGCGCGTCCTCGGGGTGCCGCGGTCGTCGGTCCTCTTCCTCGACGACTCCCAGGCCAACGTCCGCGGCGCGTCGGCGGTCGGCATGCGGGCGCACCTGTTCACGTCGGCGAGCGACCTCACCGACGCCTGCAAGACGTATCACCTGGCCTGA
- a CDS encoding DinB family protein, whose translation MTDVDAVVPLTRVEPPLRAAEKDALVLRLDFLRETVVNKVAGLSTEQATTAPVPPSTLTPAGIVRHLMCVERWWFALDFAALPDVPDPWGEHDAGGFDLEPGETLASVVRTYLAECARSNEVIAAHSLDDVARSEGFDFDLRYAVVHLIEETGRHCGHLDLLRQAIDGAVGE comes from the coding sequence ATGACCGACGTCGACGCCGTGGTGCCGCTCACGAGGGTCGAACCGCCGCTGCGGGCAGCCGAGAAGGACGCACTCGTGCTGCGCCTCGACTTCCTGCGCGAGACCGTGGTCAACAAGGTGGCCGGGCTGTCCACCGAGCAGGCCACCACGGCCCCGGTGCCGCCCAGCACCCTCACCCCGGCCGGCATCGTCCGTCACCTCATGTGCGTCGAGCGGTGGTGGTTCGCGCTCGACTTCGCCGCCCTGCCCGACGTCCCCGACCCCTGGGGCGAGCACGACGCCGGCGGCTTCGACCTCGAGCCCGGCGAGACGCTCGCGTCCGTCGTGCGCACCTACCTCGCCGAGTGCGCGCGCTCCAACGAGGTCATCGCCGCCCACTCCCTCGACGACGTCGCGCGCAGCGAGGGCTTCGACTTCGACCTGCGCTACGCCGTCGTCCACCTGATCGAGGAGACCGGGCGGCACTGCGGCCACCTCGACCTCCTCCGCCAAGCCATCGACGGCGCCGTCGGCGAGTGA
- a CDS encoding ABC transporter permease: protein MSSALRFEWVRLRTLRSTYWLIGIGLLITAGVAFIIAYATRNEPLDADIAAQVLTGGADFATFIPVFMAIIGIFSTGHEYRHGTIQPTLTAIPQRSRLLLAKIIMVAICCVVVVALSLAINLVIGMIFWGETPSFGEPLDQVIPGYFVLVILYGICGLALAQLFRGVPSAIVVLLVTPLLVEGLISGLSLVPALDWLQPALKFLPFSAGSRLLATGPYEANGGPEFDYLSRWESGGVFAAFVAIILAIAWYLFKKRDA from the coding sequence ATGAGCAGCGCGCTCCGCTTCGAGTGGGTGCGGTTGCGCACCCTGCGCTCGACCTACTGGCTCATCGGCATCGGGCTGCTCATCACCGCCGGCGTGGCGTTCATCATCGCCTACGCCACCCGCAACGAGCCGCTCGACGCCGACATCGCGGCCCAGGTGCTCACCGGCGGCGCCGACTTCGCCACGTTCATCCCGGTGTTCATGGCGATCATCGGCATCTTCTCCACCGGCCACGAGTACCGCCACGGCACCATCCAGCCGACGCTCACGGCCATCCCGCAGCGCTCGCGGCTGCTGCTGGCGAAGATCATCATGGTGGCGATCTGCTGCGTCGTGGTGGTCGCGCTGTCGCTGGCCATCAACCTGGTCATCGGCATGATCTTCTGGGGCGAGACGCCGTCGTTCGGCGAACCGCTCGACCAGGTCATTCCCGGCTACTTCGTGCTCGTCATCCTGTACGGCATCTGCGGGCTGGCGCTCGCTCAGCTGTTCCGCGGCGTGCCCAGCGCGATCGTGGTGCTGCTGGTGACGCCGCTGCTGGTCGAGGGGCTGATCTCCGGGCTGTCGCTGGTGCCGGCGCTCGACTGGCTGCAGCCGGCGCTGAAGTTCCTGCCGTTCTCGGCCGGCTCGCGGCTGCTCGCCACGGGTCCGTACGAGGCGAACGGCGGGCCGGAGTTCGACTACCTGAGCCGGTGGGAGTCCGGGGGCGTGTTCGCCGCGTTCGTGGCGATCATCCTGGCCATCGCCTGGTACCTGTTCAAGAAGCGCGACGCCTGA
- a CDS encoding thiazole synthase, which yields MSVDHALATTDDPLVIAGVELSSRLIMGTGGAPSLLGLEAALLESGTELTTVALRRVQAGGEGSVWELLQRNGIRALPNTAGCFSAAEAVLTAKLGREACETDWVKLEVIADDVTLLPDPVELVSAARQLVDDGFTVLPYTNDDPVLSRKLADAGCAAVMPLGAPIGTGLGILNPRNIAAIVADASVPVILDAGIGTASEAAQAMELGCDGVLLATAVTRAADPVRMARAMRLAVEAGRDAALAGRIPRREDALASSPVGGRANLDLAM from the coding sequence ATGTCCGTCGACCACGCCCTCGCCACCACCGACGACCCGCTCGTCATCGCCGGCGTCGAGCTGTCGTCGCGGCTCATCATGGGCACCGGCGGGGCGCCCAGCCTGCTCGGCCTCGAGGCGGCGCTGCTGGAGTCGGGGACGGAGCTGACGACGGTCGCACTGCGGCGGGTGCAGGCCGGCGGCGAGGGGTCGGTCTGGGAGCTGCTGCAGCGCAACGGCATCCGCGCGCTGCCGAACACCGCGGGCTGCTTCTCCGCCGCCGAGGCCGTGCTGACGGCGAAGCTCGGCCGCGAGGCGTGCGAGACCGACTGGGTGAAGCTCGAGGTCATCGCCGACGACGTCACGCTGCTGCCCGATCCGGTCGAGCTGGTGTCGGCGGCCCGGCAGCTGGTCGACGACGGCTTCACCGTCCTGCCCTACACCAACGACGACCCCGTCCTGTCGCGCAAGCTGGCCGACGCCGGCTGTGCCGCGGTCATGCCGCTGGGTGCGCCCATCGGCACCGGGCTGGGCATCCTCAACCCGCGCAACATCGCCGCGATCGTCGCCGACGCCTCGGTCCCGGTCATCCTCGACGCCGGCATCGGCACCGCGTCCGAGGCGGCGCAGGCCATGGAGCTGGGGTGCGACGGCGTCCTGCTCGCCACCGCGGTCACCCGCGCCGCCGATCCCGTCCGCATGGCCCGGGCCATGCGGCTGGCGGTCGAGGCCGGCCGCGACGCCGCGCTGGCCGGCCGCATCCCCCGTCGCGAGGACGCGCTGGCGTCGTCGCCGGTCGGCGGGCGGGCCAATCTCGACCTGGCGATGTGA
- the thiE gene encoding thiamine phosphate synthase, with translation MTSGPERTRRLADARLYLCTDARRDRGDLERFLRAALSGGVDIVQLRDKTLDARTELELQPLVASVAAQYGALVAVNDRADLAELAGSAILHTGQEDLPVAASRRLLGPHVLLGRSTHSVEQAAVAEADPDVDYFCVGPVWPTPTKQGRPAVGVDTVRAVAATAPVTPWFAIGGIDERTVGEVVDAGARRVVVVRAITAADDPEGAARRLRAALRE, from the coding sequence GTGACCTCCGGACCCGAGCGGACGCGGCGGCTGGCCGACGCCCGGCTGTACCTGTGCACCGACGCGCGGCGCGACCGCGGCGACCTCGAGCGTTTCCTGCGCGCGGCGCTGTCCGGCGGCGTCGACATCGTCCAGCTGCGCGACAAGACGCTGGACGCCCGCACCGAGCTCGAGCTGCAGCCGCTGGTGGCGTCGGTGGCCGCGCAGTACGGCGCGCTGGTGGCCGTCAACGACCGCGCCGACCTCGCGGAGCTGGCCGGGTCGGCGATCCTGCACACCGGCCAGGAGGATCTGCCGGTCGCGGCGAGCCGGCGGCTGCTCGGGCCGCACGTGCTGCTGGGCCGCTCGACGCACTCCGTCGAGCAGGCCGCCGTGGCCGAGGCGGACCCGGACGTCGACTACTTCTGCGTCGGGCCGGTCTGGCCCACGCCCACCAAGCAGGGCCGGCCGGCGGTCGGCGTCGACACGGTCCGGGCGGTCGCCGCCACGGCGCCCGTCACACCCTGGTTCGCCATCGGCGGCATCGACGAGCGCACCGTCGGCGAGGTCGTCGACGCGGGCGCCCGGCGGGTGGTCGTGGTGCGGGCCATCACCGCCGCGGACGATCCCGAGGGTGCCGCCCGCCGGCTGCGGGCGGCCCTGCGGGAGTAG
- a CDS encoding GNAT family N-acetyltransferase: MSIEITRTARSYAAYLGGTRVGELTYSRRDDEIVALHTVVEEAAEGKGVGGALARALLDDAREGGLKVVPQCPFVAAYLERHPEYTDLVAG, translated from the coding sequence GTGAGCATCGAGATCACCAGGACCGCCCGCAGCTACGCCGCCTACCTGGGCGGAACCCGGGTCGGCGAACTCACCTACTCCCGCCGCGACGACGAGATCGTGGCGCTGCACACCGTCGTCGAAGAGGCGGCCGAGGGCAAGGGCGTCGGCGGCGCGCTGGCCCGGGCACTCCTCGACGACGCCCGCGAAGGCGGCCTCAAGGTCGTCCCCCAGTGCCCGTTCGTGGCCGCATACCTCGAGCGGCACCCCGAGTACACCGACCTCGTGGCCGGCTGA
- a CDS encoding SulP family inorganic anion transporter: protein MSRAWSRLRSVLPTRADLASMRRQPRRDLLAGATVAIVALPLALGFGISSGLGAAAGIATAVVAGAVAALCGGSNLQVSGPTGAMTVVLVPIVHQYGADGVLMVGLLAGLILVGLAVGRAGRYMAYVPAPVVEGFTIGIAAVIALQQVPAALGVPVPDGDRVVLVAAEAVRDFAAAPDWTAVGIAAGVVAVMLAGARWRPAVPFSLLAVVAATAVAELAGLDAARIGALPAGLPAPSLDFVDPAMLPDLLAPAVAVAALAALESLLSATVADGMSVDQRHDSDKELFGQGLANLATPLFGGVPATAAIARTAVNVRSGAGSRLAALSHAVVLAVVVFAAAAVVGRIPLAALAGVLLATAVRMVEAGSVRAMLRATRSDAVVLVLTAAATLALDLVQAVILGLVVAGALALRAVARNVRLDQVPLHDDIPDGHGDEERALLMSHVVAYRLDGPLFFAAAHRFLLELSEVADVRVVILRMSRVTTVDATGALVLKDAIERLERRHTVVLVSGLRGGHARPLDRLGVISRLRDQGRVFATTPEAIGYAHEVLAGAQAR, encoded by the coding sequence ATGAGCCGGGCGTGGTCCCGGCTCCGCTCCGTCCTGCCCACCCGCGCCGACCTCGCGAGCATGCGCCGCCAGCCCCGCCGCGACCTGCTGGCCGGGGCGACGGTCGCGATCGTGGCGCTGCCGCTGGCCCTGGGGTTCGGCATCTCGTCGGGACTGGGCGCGGCGGCCGGCATCGCCACCGCCGTCGTCGCGGGCGCCGTGGCCGCGCTCTGCGGCGGCTCGAACCTGCAGGTCTCGGGGCCGACCGGCGCCATGACGGTGGTGCTGGTGCCGATCGTCCACCAGTACGGCGCCGACGGCGTGCTGATGGTCGGCCTGCTGGCCGGGCTGATCCTCGTGGGCCTCGCCGTCGGCCGCGCGGGCCGGTACATGGCCTACGTCCCGGCCCCCGTGGTCGAGGGCTTCACCATCGGCATCGCCGCGGTCATCGCGCTGCAGCAGGTGCCGGCCGCGCTGGGGGTGCCGGTGCCCGACGGCGACCGCGTGGTCCTCGTGGCGGCCGAGGCCGTGCGCGACTTCGCGGCCGCGCCGGACTGGACCGCCGTCGGCATCGCGGCCGGGGTCGTCGCGGTCATGCTCGCCGGCGCTCGCTGGCGCCCGGCCGTCCCGTTCTCGCTGCTCGCCGTGGTCGCCGCGACCGCCGTCGCGGAGCTGGCCGGGCTCGACGCCGCCCGCATCGGCGCGCTGCCGGCGGGTCTGCCGGCGCCGTCCCTCGACTTCGTCGACCCCGCGATGCTGCCGGACCTGCTCGCGCCCGCCGTCGCCGTCGCGGCGCTGGCCGCACTCGAGTCGCTGCTGTCCGCCACCGTCGCCGACGGCATGAGCGTCGACCAGCGGCACGACTCGGACAAGGAGCTGTTCGGGCAGGGTCTGGCCAACCTGGCCACGCCGCTGTTCGGCGGCGTCCCGGCCACGGCGGCCATCGCGCGGACGGCGGTCAACGTGCGGTCGGGCGCGGGGTCGCGGCTGGCGGCGCTGTCGCACGCGGTGGTCCTCGCCGTCGTCGTGTTCGCGGCCGCGGCGGTGGTCGGCCGCATCCCGCTCGCCGCGCTGGCCGGCGTGCTGCTGGCCACCGCGGTGCGCATGGTCGAGGCCGGTTCCGTCCGGGCGATGCTGCGCGCCACCCGGTCCGACGCCGTCGTGCTGGTGCTGACGGCGGCCGCCACGCTCGCGCTCGACCTGGTGCAGGCGGTGATCCTCGGCCTGGTCGTGGCGGGCGCGCTGGCCCTGCGCGCCGTCGCTCGCAACGTCCGGCTCGACCAGGTGCCGTTGCACGACGACATCCCCGACGGCCACGGCGACGAGGAGCGGGCGCTGCTGATGTCGCACGTCGTCGCCTACCGTCTGGACGGGCCGCTGTTCTTCGCCGCCGCCCACCGTTTCCTGCTCGAGCTGTCCGAGGTCGCGGACGTGCGGGTCGTCATCCTGAGGATGTCGCGGGTGACGACCGTCGACGCGACCGGTGCTCTGGTGCTCAAGGACGCCATCGAACGCCTGGAACGCCGGCACACCGTCGTGCTGGTGTCCGGGCTCCGCGGCGGCCACGCCCGCCCGCTGGACCGGCTGGGCGTCATCTCGCGGCTGCGCGACCAGGGGCGGGTCTTCGCCACGACCCCCGAGGCGATCGGCTATGCACACGAGGTGCTGGCGGGCGCTCAGGCCAGGTGA
- a CDS encoding ArsR/SmtB family transcription factor, translating into MPVPLHHAKAEFFRMLGHPVRIRVLELLQDGPVPVRDLLEQIDVEPSNLSQQLAVLRRSGIVTSAREGSTVVYAMAGPDVADLLRAARRILTELLAGQRELLQELREEEAAAR; encoded by the coding sequence ATGCCGGTCCCGCTGCACCACGCCAAGGCGGAGTTCTTCCGCATGCTCGGCCACCCGGTCCGCATCCGGGTGCTCGAGCTGCTCCAGGACGGCCCGGTGCCGGTGCGCGACCTGCTCGAGCAGATCGACGTCGAGCCGTCGAACCTCTCACAGCAGCTGGCGGTGCTGCGCCGCTCGGGCATCGTCACGTCGGCCCGCGAAGGGTCCACGGTGGTCTACGCCATGGCGGGTCCCGACGTCGCCGACCTGCTGCGCGCCGCCCGCCGCATCCTGACCGAGCTCCTCGCCGGCCAGCGCGAACTCCTGCAGGAGCTCCGAGAGGAAGAGGCCGCCGCCCGATGA
- the thiO gene encoding glycine oxidase ThiO: protein MSASVDVAVVGCGIIGAAAAWRLSQRGLTVTCFDPAPGDGATHAAAGMLADVTEAEFGEDRLTALNVASARAWPDFAAELSSATGADLAFRRTGTLTVAYDSGDRQQLRRLLSLRRDLGLPIEEITVDDARGLEPLLGPRIAGATWTPDEHQVDPRRVHAALLAVLADLGVAVVRRRVTELQLTPSGTVNGVVDETGERHPAGSVLLAAGWASRELTGVPTRPVKGQLLRLDASGQPGFTLSRVVRGFVQARSVYLVPRADGEVVVGATSEEQPDDRQVTAGGTFAVLRDARALVPGIDELPVTELTARARPGSPDNLPLIGDSGIPGLVLATGHYRNGILLAPLTASVLAARYGAGTVPEWATAADPSRFAATVTGGPT from the coding sequence GTGAGTGCGTCCGTCGACGTGGCCGTCGTCGGCTGCGGCATCATCGGCGCCGCCGCCGCATGGCGCCTCTCGCAGCGGGGACTCACGGTGACCTGCTTCGACCCTGCCCCCGGCGACGGCGCCACCCACGCCGCCGCGGGCATGCTGGCCGACGTCACCGAGGCGGAGTTCGGCGAGGACCGCCTCACGGCGCTGAACGTGGCCTCGGCGCGCGCCTGGCCCGACTTCGCCGCCGAGCTGTCCTCGGCCACCGGCGCGGACCTGGCGTTCCGGCGCACCGGCACGCTCACCGTCGCCTACGACTCCGGCGACCGGCAGCAGCTACGCCGGCTGCTGTCGTTGCGCCGTGACCTCGGCCTGCCCATCGAGGAGATCACCGTCGACGACGCCCGCGGGCTGGAGCCGCTGCTCGGCCCGCGCATCGCCGGTGCCACCTGGACGCCGGACGAGCACCAGGTCGACCCGCGCCGGGTGCACGCGGCGCTGCTGGCCGTGCTGGCGGACCTGGGCGTGGCGGTGGTCCGCCGCCGCGTCACGGAGCTGCAGCTGACGCCGTCGGGCACCGTCAACGGGGTGGTCGACGAGACCGGCGAACGGCACCCGGCCGGGTCGGTGCTGCTGGCGGCCGGCTGGGCCAGCCGCGAGCTGACCGGGGTGCCGACCCGGCCGGTCAAGGGGCAGTTGCTGCGGCTGGACGCGTCGGGGCAGCCCGGGTTCACGCTGAGCCGGGTGGTCCGCGGCTTCGTCCAGGCCCGCTCGGTGTACCTGGTGCCGCGGGCCGACGGCGAGGTCGTCGTCGGCGCCACCAGCGAGGAGCAGCCCGACGACCGGCAGGTCACGGCGGGCGGGACGTTCGCGGTGCTGCGCGATGCACGGGCGCTGGTGCCCGGCATCGACGAGCTGCCCGTGACGGAGCTGACGGCGCGGGCCCGGCCGGGCAGCCCCGACAACCTGCCACTGATCGGCGATTCGGGCATACCGGGCCTGGTGCTGGCGACCGGCCACTATCGCAACGGCATCCTCCTCGCGCCGCTCACCGCGTCGGTGCTCGCCGCTCGGTACGGTGCGGGAACGGTGCCCGAGTGGGCCACGGCGGCGGACCCGAGCCGGTTCGCCGCGACTGTGACGGGAGGACCCACATGA